TAACGTTGGGAAAGGTTACCGCATTCTGACTACCATCGCCGTAATTCCCCACATAGGCTCCTCCGGAACAGAAGCTGCATCCCCCAACGCTGGCTGTGCCACTAAGTTGTGCTGCCTCCGCTTCGTAGGTCGTGAAATCCGGCGCAATCGCATTTCCATTCCCCAAGATGACGATGCGATCGAGATCTGCAGCGTAGGTTCCGGGATTGCCAAAAGTGATCGTATTATTCCCGGCTACCAGCGTAACGGGCACCGTTATGGCTTGTGGCAGATTGAAGCTGCCTCCCCCCATGTTTAGTGTCGCCGGGTGAGTTCCATTCACGACGTATACCAGAGCTCGGGGGCCTTGTGTCATCGCATCCACTTCCATGCGATAAGTTCCAGCATTCTCCACGTAGACATTGAAGGTCGCATTGTTGCTCGTAGGTGAAGCCCCGAGATAGCTCAGCTTCGCTCCACCAGAACAAGCTGAACAGGAGGAAACATACGTGGAGCCACTCAAGGTTGCCGATTCCGCTTCATAAATCTGGCCAACCGGGGTTGTCGTCGTACCAAATGGGGTGACCTTTAACAAACGCGAACCATGACCGAGGACCGTCGTCGTAAATGCGACGGGAGATGGATCGAGGTTGATACGGTTCCACACATCGCGCACGGCCACGGCAGCGCGAAAACCTAGATCGCTCCAACGGACCGTGACTTTGCTAGGGAGGCCATTCAAGTTATAGAGAGCAACATAGATGCTGCCGTCCTCTTGTTTGGAGATCCATACGGGCTGGGAACCTCCCGTCACCTGCACTGCAGGACGACCCGACTGATCAACAGCGATGAGTTCATCGTTCGTGAAAGCCGCTTTAGCGAAATCATCGAGCTTAGTGAGATCCCCACCGAGATACATCGGGGAGTTCGCCATAGCCCAGATGGTAATCGCGGTCTGTTTTTCTTCATCGGAGAGGCCATCGAGCGTGCCATCGCCGACATCAAGCGTGTCCATGTCATTCCATCCAAGAGCGGTGCTCGCTTCATGTTGCCACCCTACATCGTCATACTCACGAAGGACGATGCGCGGCCAGTTGGTGAGCGTGGCGCAACGTCCTTCACATTCCACATCATCATCAATACGACGCGCATTCGACCACTGTTGCCAAACGGAAGCATAATCCTGGGAAAGTTGCCAGGAAACAGTCAACCAGATGGGTCGTCCGGTTTTGGCAATCGCCTTCGACCATGCCTCAACATCGGCTCGGTTATCGATAGAAAGGTCGTTCGAATAGGAACCTGGCGTCACTGCATCAAGCTTGATGAAATCGAAACCCCAAGACGAAAAGAGCGCGACGACCGAATCGATATACTCCTGTGCTCCCGGCTTGGTGAAGTCTATCTTGTCGTGATAAGGATAGGGCGGGTTACCAGCAAAGGCATTTCCCTTCGCAAGCGGTGTCACGACGATATCCTGCGTGTGATAGGGTGTGCCAAGGATGGGGTAGTTGCCGTCGACCGCCGGCTGCTCGATACCAGGTATCCAGTAGATCCCGGCCTTCTGACCATTGGCATGAATATGGTCCACCAGTGCCTTGATATCCGGGAAAGTTGTGCTGTTCGGAATAGGCCGTCCGTTCTGGTCGAAGCTCCCTTGCCAACCAGAATCGAGATTGATGTAGACAAAGCCATGCTCCTCAAGACCTGATGCTTTGAGTGCATCGGATTGCGTAATCATGTTCGCTTGGGTCAGAAAGTTCCCTTGGACGGTCTGCTGGCTGAAACTACTCCAACCGAGATAAGGTTTCTGGCCTGAGTTATTGACCTGCGCGCTCGCACAAGGCAGGAAAGTGGCAACCCCGGTCACTACGGTAAGAAGGGAGAAATAGCGCAGTCTCATACAATCACGTCCTCTGATAGCAATAGGAGTACAACCTCAGCAGACACGCGAGACTCGCCTGCCATCTCGTTTTTGACCGGGAGCAGAGAAACTTCTTGTGATCCGAAATACTAGAGGTTTCCGGCTTTCAATTCGGTTAACATGAAACGTGTACGAACACGTTTTGTCAAGATATTAATCCACATATACCAATAAAAACATATACGTGTACGCTACCGTTTTCATCAAGAAAAGCTTTTACTGGTCAGCCTCGTCCCTTGCCCCGCTGTAACCGCCAGGTCGAGGACCCGATTGCCATAGCGAACAGGAATCTTGCCCGATCGCTGGCTGTAGATTGCCGCCGACAGGAGGGTGCCGTTCCTCCATTCCATATCGACCCGATATCCGCCGCGAGCACATAACCCATGGATCCGACCCGCTGGCCACGCGGCCGGAAGCGCGGGCAGAAGATGTAATTCTCCTGCTTGGGACTGGAGAAGCATCTCCGCTATGCCGGCGGTTCCTGCGGTATTTCCATCCACGGCGAAGATATTCTGTTCTGCGCCGGCGACGCCACCGCTGGAAAAAGTCAGCAGATTATCATCCGTCGCTTTGGCCAACAGGCCAACAAGATACTTGCAGGCAAGATCGCCTTTGAGTAATCGCGCATGGTAAAGAACCAGATTCGCTCTCCCCCACTCACTTTGCTCCCAATTCGGCGCATTCATTCTGCGTTGGATCGTAACTTCTGCAGCTCGTGCTAATGCTGGGGTAGTCCGAGGTGAAATCTGATCTTCGGGATATAGGGCGATGAGGTGACTCGTATGACGATGATTTGGTTCCGCATCCTCAAAGTCTTCGAGCCATTCCTGCACTTGCCCGTGCCTCCCTATTTGAAACGGAGGCAGCTTGGAACGCGCCGCTTCGAGTTCGGAGCGAAACTCCTTATCAATGTCAAGAACCAACGATGATTCAATACACTTGCTGAACAATGCATACACAAGAACGCGATCGCAGGTGTTTCCCATCGACTCTGCACAGCGCTGGCCATCTGGGGTGAGATACCAGTTTTCAGGAGAGTCCGAGGGCCCTGTCACAAGCCATCCATGCCTCGGCTCAGGGACCATATATGCAAGAAAAAACTGCGCCGCCTCGCGAAATACCGGATAAGCTCTCGTTCTCAGAAATTCTATGTCTCTCGTGAAAGCATAGTGCTCCCACATCTGAAGCGCGATCCATACACCTCCGGTTACAAATAATCCCCAACCCAACCCTGCGCCTGGAGCTGTATATTGCCATGCATTTGTAACCGTATGACAGACCCATCCGGGGGCTCCATA
This portion of the Edaphobacter sp. 4G125 genome encodes:
- a CDS encoding alpha-galactosidase D translates to MRLRYFSLLTVVTGVATFLPCASAQVNNSGQKPYLGWSSFSQQTVQGNFLTQANMITQSDALKASGLEEHGFVYINLDSGWQGSFDQNGRPIPNSTTFPDIKALVDHIHANGQKAGIYWIPGIEQPAVDGNYPILGTPYHTQDIVVTPLAKGNAFAGNPPYPYHDKIDFTKPGAQEYIDSVVALFSSWGFDFIKLDAVTPGSYSNDLSIDNRADVEAWSKAIAKTGRPIWLTVSWQLSQDYASVWQQWSNARRIDDDVECEGRCATLTNWPRIVLREYDDVGWQHEASTALGWNDMDTLDVGDGTLDGLSDEEKQTAITIWAMANSPMYLGGDLTKLDDFAKAAFTNDELIAVDQSGRPAVQVTGGSQPVWISKQEDGSIYVALYNLNGLPSKVTVRWSDLGFRAAVAVRDVWNRINLDPSPVAFTTTVLGHGSRLLKVTPFGTTTTPVGQIYEAESATLSGSTYVSSCSACSGGAKLSYLGASPTSNNATFNVYVENAGTYRMEVDAMTQGPRALVYVVNGTHPATLNMGGGSFNLPQAITVPVTLVAGNNTITFGNPGTYAADLDRIVILGNGNAIAPDFTTYEAEAAQLSGTASVGGCSFCSGGAYVGNYGDGSQNAVTFPNVTVAEAGMYQLEVDYTTSGPRTFYISVNNGPATALEVNGSTFDSPVPVLLPVQLNVGANKIVITNPNTGGYAPGLDSITVGPMVGSSNLAASIIRKTGVDRLRVWQFAITNTGNAPAQHSWLNSFILVPTMEGTGCQAKLGLPTPLPLGVISSGATRRIDLPVIFSPLCQDTQTYRVSAIFSANNGADVGSLMSTETR